The Colius striatus isolate bColStr4 chromosome Z, bColStr4.1.hap1, whole genome shotgun sequence DNA window AGAGATGTCCTTGCCAAATACTGTGGTGCTTACATGAAAAGAAGGAAGTGTGATTTTATTACATGAGGATGATGAGAAGAAATGAGGAGGACCTGGTAGTGACACTCGTGAGCCACAGATTGCCACTGTCCAAGAAGGGACATGGGTTTGCTCACTAATGTTTGCAAAGGCTCTGGGGACCCTGCAGAGTGAGAGAAAACCATTGTGATGCTCAAGGCTGCTCTTGGCATAGTGCCTTGCTCAAGTTACTTTCCTCCTAGACTGCAGATGGGCATTTTCATGCTCTTGCAACCTGCACCCAACACAACAGCATTCAgtcactgcttgagctttcctTGTGCTGGTAACTCAGCTGCTCTAGTTCCCCAAATAGCCTTTGTGATGCAGCTGAAGTCTGAGACCTGGGTGGGAGAGCAGGCACACAAAATGTTAAGCCAAAAGCTCTCTTCTCTGACTGCTGGGGTGAGGATAGGGGCAGCTGATGTCAGCTCAGGCTGGTGGGTTGGGCACAGACAACCTGCAAATGCTCCCCAGCATTTAAGGCTTCAGGATGGAGTGAGAGGTTATTCAAGGCAGGTCTCTCAGCTCCAAAATGAATACACTCAGCCAGGTCCTCTGCGTTTCTCACTCAAATGTAACGTGTGAGTGTATTTCAAGAGCTGGAGAGCTACATCAGGACACAAATAGAAGTGAGGGTGTAAGACATTTTGAGAGGATGTCTGGTTTGACTGTTGAACACAAACAGAGTCAAGCACGATGCGTTTCCCAATGAcgtttatttgttttctgtagccCACTGACACAGCTGGATCTGGCAATGGAgcagattctttttcttttccttaaagtGTCTATGTGATATTAAGTCAAGGCTAACACTGTAGTCAAAGGCATTTAGagagggcagcagcagaagcaatgGGAGGTGTTGGGAGGAGGCTGTACAGTATAGGGTAAGAGAAGCAGGGAGCCCCTTCTCTCCCATTGCCACAGTAAAGACAGAGTACAGATATACATATCCCCTTTTTGGTTATCCATACCAGACAAACACAGCACCATGCAACACAATCTGCAGCTGGAAATGGGTGGAGAGCAGGATATGGGTAGTTATTGCAGTCTGCTTTTTGGGAAGCCACGTGCCTCAGAAAGCGCAGCTGCCCATGGCAAGGAGCAGCCTGAGGAGTAAACCAGGCTGTCAGCAACTGGGACACAAGCTCCCGACTAGCATTTGCTTGCTGAAGGGAACCACAATTCTCAGGATGCATCTACTGGGATAGACCTCTCCCTTGGAGACAGATCCACTCCGCTGCATGTCAAATGGGGTTCAAGTACCCAAAGTACCACGTAAAGAGCCtcctgtctgttttgctcaCAAGAAGTGGATTTCCATGCTGTCTCATCAGGTTAAGGTTCCTTCCCAGGGTGccttccctcccagccctggcccagctCTACACCTTCCATGGCGACTTGCTGTCCAGCTTAGCTGAAGGCAGCACCACCTCAAACATCATTTCTCTTCTAAAGAAAGATTGGGAGAACAGCTTCTCCTGATTgcactctgctgacagcaatTGTACCCATCTCCCACCCTCCAGCCCAGGCCCCACGCATCCCACCACCACCTCACACCGTGTGTgcacagctgcccacagcctgggctgtgaGCACGAGAGTGTCAAACAACACAGAGGATCACTCCCTTTGATTCACCCACTCACAGACTTTCCAGCACCCAAATACTCCTCTGCCAAGAGGCTCCTTCACCCTAAGCAATCCACACAatccacacagcagcagccaaccCAAAAGTCTCCACAGTGAGGGGAGCAATTCATGCACCCCCCCAGTTTGCAGCTGGGACCTTGGCTCAGCCCTAGAGACTGAGAGAAAGGCTTTGGAAAGGCGGGCTGGCTCCTGCAGCCTGCACCATGCCCTTGGCTCAGCTCAGTTACTGTACAAAACggacaacacacacacataattTACAGCCTGTTTTTCACATGATGGAGCAGCTCTTGGCTCGGTCTTTCCTGATCTCTGTGTCGGTCAGTAAGTCCGTCCTGCCAGGCATCTGTGATGCCCTCTTCAGTCCCCGTTTGGAGTTGCTGCGCTTCAAGTTCTTGTGCACCCTGTTGACCGAGGCGAGCGTGGTCACGTGAAACACATCCCTCACGCTGTTCTCTGAGACCTTGGAGGAGCACTCTGCATAGGCCACTGCCCCGATCTGCCGTGCCAGCGCGCTGCCCTGCAACCCAGACAGggtgggaggaagagggaagaaaggtCAAGGCACCGGAGCCCTGCAAAGGAGCATCCTCACATGTCACTGCCCTACCTGTGCCCTCCCACGCTGGGAACCAGCTCGCACCACATCTGCTCATCACCTCTGTAAATGAAGCACAGGCATCTGtgagagcagcagaggtgagGGTGGGCTCTCCTGAAGACAGTACTGCCAGGATGGACCCTGAATCTCTTGTGCTTTCTCACTAACGTGgtgccactgctgcagctgagggtctgggcagctcctcacaccagGACAGTCACCAGTGTACAaccagagccaggcagggagCAACCCAAAGCACCACAGAGACTAGGTCTCCAGGACAGCCTGCAGATACTGCTGGGTCCACAGCATCAGCCTCTCAGATCCCCCAGCTGGGGTTTGTGTCCCCCCACAGTGTTGGCCCAATACAGAATCCGAGCAGGAGGGTCACTCAGAGCAAAAAGAGCTGCACTGAACTAGAAGATGCAGAACAACATGCCCCTTAGCCAGCCCAACCTGGCAAATCAGGCATCTCCACCACCTTTGAGGACAGACTTCTTCACCTAGTAACCAGGAGGCTGTTCAGCAGAGCATCAAGAATAAGTCAAGGTCTATGAGAGCTGGGTAACAAGAGTGTTGTAAGcatgagcagctcagagcccacCAGCCAAGATCAAACCAGCTTCAGATCAAGACCTGGGGTCATTTGCAGCTGAGCTTCCTTGTACTAATAGGTCCTGCAGAACAGTCCCCACCTCACCCTCACCTCCCTGAGCCTCAGGGGTATTGCTGCTGGCACACACCTGCTCGTGTGTCACGGGGATGAGGCGCTGCTTAGACAGCTCCCGCAGCGTGTTCAGGTCCGTCCTCATGTCCAGCTTGCAGCCAACCAGCACAATCTTCGCATTGGGGCAGAACTCCTGAGTCTCCCCTTGCCACTGCAGAGGAGACAAGAGGGACAAGTTGCTGGGGACTGTTGGTGTACAAGATACTTGCCTtcatggccaaaaaggccaatggtatcctggggtgtattatgaagagtgtgggcagcatggcgagggaggttctgctccccttctgctcttccgtatctgctgaggcctcatctggagtcctggggccagttgtgggctccccagctgcagagggacagggaagtgctgcagagaggccagcacagggccagcaagatgctcagggcactggagcatgttcctgctgaggaaaggctgtgggccctggggctggtcaggctggagaagagaaggctgaagggggagctcattaacacttagaataagtacctaaagggcaggtgtcaggaggatggggtgacactttttcctGCCTCCagttacaggacaaggggtaatggcatgaGCTGGaccacaaaaggttccacttagatacaaggaaaaacttactTGGTGTGGGAGTGAGGGATCCCTGGCacggggagggtgtggaggctcctgcttgagaggtttccaaacccacctggacacgttcctgtgccccctgatcgaggggaacctgctttagcaaggggttgggctggatgagctctagagggcccttccagcccccaccattctgggatccTATGATATTTTAAGGGGCTGAGCAGCACCACCATGTCAAGTTAATTTTGGCAGCAGGCAGTCTGTGAAAGGGTCATGGTTAGAACAACAAAGGCAACCACAGGGATTCAGCTTGTTACTCCCAGCCTCTTTCCAACCAGGCCAAGAGCTCCATGCGAGATATCCCCAGCTCTGGAGATGGAGATAGGCCAGGAGAGTTGTGCCATTGAGTTCCCACCAGACAGCATCATCCTCCATGCCTCACCACCATGGCAGAGCCCACGAGCCTGGGGCGTGGCTTCTCCTGCTCCCACCAGCAAACAGCACTTGTCTCTCCTACAGAGGAATGACCACTGGGGCAGCTCAGGGTACCAACACCTCTTGATCATCAGCACCCATGGCCAAGCCACCTCTACACAGGACCCAAACCTGGACCAGTCAGGGTACTGAGACTGCTGCTGGTAGCCACTGCAACATCGCTTTTAGGTCTCTTGCCTCAGACCTGCGGTGCCAACACTGAGGCTGGTTTTGGCCCTGCTGCATTGCCCAGACTtcaggaagaggggaaggggcACAGGCAATGGCCTGTGTCACCAAGGGCTCTCAGTGAGGACACAGgttgagagcagctctggagtcTGCGCTGAAGATGGGAAACACAGGGACAGCCAGCTTTCAGTGTTCTGAATATAACATGAGGCTCTAATGGGATCAGATTTGGAAAGCAGACTTCAGAGGCTAAGACCATGCACTCTGGTGCATGTGGCTTCTCCAAGCAGGGCATCACAGCTGCTCAGAGCCTGATTAGCTCATCAGGGCACTTTAATGACTGCCACAGGCAAAGACAGGAATGGGCTGAGTGCCTCTCAAATAATTTTATGCTCACTTGTTCCAGATATGCCCTGTAAACCTGTTAAAGCTAAGCTGCA harbors:
- the RND2 gene encoding rho-related GTP-binding protein RhoN, whose product is MEGHLARCKIVVVGDTQCGKTALLHVFAKDCYPESYVPTVFENYTASFEIDKQRTELNMWDTSGSAYYDNVRPLAYPDSDAVLICFDISRPETLDSVLKKWQGETQEFCPNAKIVLVGCKLDMRTDLNTLRELSKQRLIPVTHEQGSALARQIGAVAYAECSSKVSENSVRDVFHVTTLASVNRVHKNLKRSNSKRGLKRASQMPGRTDLLTDTEIRKDRAKSCSIM